In Cardinium endosymbiont of Dermatophagoides farinae, the sequence CTTAACTCTGCAGTTACTTTAAAATTCATGGTAACTAACTGATCAGAAGGATACTTAGTTAAATTAGTAATCTTACTTTCATTCATTCTAGGCGCAATACCTAAACCAACTTGAGTTTTCTTAACCTTTATTGCCATGAACATCAATTTTATATTAGAAGTTATAATATTAAATAAAGAATTAACTGTTTAGTTATTTAACTAATATACATAATTAATTGGACGATCAGACCCAGATTAGCAGAAAGTTACGGTTTCAATTCAAAGTTCTAATAAACTTATTTTTAAAACTGTAATTTTTTTATCTGTTTAAATTTCCATAAACCTCACGGATAATCATGATTTACGGATGTAGTATCTGTTATATGTCCAATGAATTTATTCTCCGATTTATTAAGACATAAATGCAACTTTGAATATGAAGGATTATCTAAAATAGAAGTAAAAACAGGTATTAAATTATCTTCGTCCTAATATGTAAACTGTTAACGCTCGTTAAATAATTATTATTTTGTTTATATTTTACATAATATAAAACAAATACAAAATGTTAAGCCTTACGGTATAATTTAAGTTAAAAGATAACATGAGTAAAATTTTAGCTTATTTGCGTGCTTCAACAGATAAACAAGATGTAACGCACCAAAAATATGAAATACTCGAATACGCACGGAGGAATGATCTGAAGATTGATGAATATATTGAAGTGACCATATCAGCAACCAAAAATAGCAAACAAAGAAGAATTGATGAGCTGACAAAAAATTATCCCCTCAGGATACATTAGTCGTCACAGAACTAAGCCGATTAGGAAGAAGTACAGCTGAAGTGGTTGATCTAGTTAATACCTTAATTGACCGACAAGTATGCATTATAATTATAAAGCAGCATCTCAATTTTAATCGTCATGACCTTAATTCAAAAGTGGTTGTTACCTTATTTTCATTTTTTGGGGAACTTGAACGAGATTTTATCAGTTTAAGAACCAAGGAAGCATTAGCCTCAAAGAGAGCAAAGGGAATAAAACTCGGCAAACCTGAAGGAACACTGCAAAAAAGTCAGTTTGATGTCGATAGAGAGAAAATTGTCGAATTATTAACTTTGGGTCTATCAGTTAGAAAAATAGCTAAATTTTTTAATTATAAAAATCATATTTCCCTAAACACATACATTAACAAACGAAAATTGTCTGACAAAAAACTATGAGTTTTATAGAAATGTAAAATAATTGATAGTCAAATGATTATAATAAAATTGATAAGGGAAAATGAAAATTATTTCTATACTAAATGGATTGATTAATAAGTGGTTTTGAACCAAAATCAGACAAACCGGGCTTTTAGTTAAATTACCCCTTTATGTTAGCTAATGGAACCATATAGGGGGTCTGTCTACTTAAGTGTGTAAATTATTTTTTTGTTTATTGAATTCTACTTTCAAATTTAATTAAAAAATGTGCCATAGCCTCACTCCAATTTTGAATAGCGTTGGTCCATTT encodes:
- a CDS encoding recombinase family protein, which encodes MRASTDKQDVTHQKYEILEYARRNDLKIDEYIEVTISATKNSKQRRIDELTKNYPLRIH